The stretch of DNA TTGTCGCAATGTTTACGCTTCCGTTCGATTCGGTTTTCGCCGGGCAGGCATCAATCACCCTCGCCTGCGAGGACCGGGAGAATTTCCCCTTTGTTCTTGGCGAGGGCTCCGACCTTAAAGCCGAAAATCCGGGCCTTTCGGTGGAGGTGCTGCGGCTGGCGGCGGCCCGGCTTAAGATTTCGGTGAATTTTACCCGCCTTCCCTGGAACCGGGGCAAAAACGCTCTGCGTTACGGAAAGGTGGACGGCCTTTTCAATACCGGCTACACCCCGGAGGACAGGAGCATCGGCGTTTTCCCCATGCGGGCCGGGTTGCCTGACGACAGCCGCCGCATGGCGACGGTCCCCTTTTCCATCTACACCCTGAAGGATTCGGGCCTTACCTGGGACGGGGGCTATTTCAACCGCAAAAACCTCCGGGTGAGCGTTCCCATGGGCTTTTGCGTGGTTTCCGAGCTTCGGCGCATGGGCCTTTCTGTGGAGGAAAGCCCCGGCGTTTCCAACTGTTTCAGGAAACTTGCGTACAAGCGGGTTGACGCCGTGGTGGCTCCCGGAACCACCGGGGATCACCTGACCGAATCCGGCAGGGCCGAGTTCTCCCAAGTTATCCGCCTGGAAAAACCCCTGAACGTCCAGCCCTTTTACCTTATCTTCTCCCACCAGTTCTACAGCCGGAACCGCGACCTCGCCGAACTGATCTGGGACACGGT from Deltaproteobacteria bacterium encodes:
- a CDS encoding transporter substrate-binding domain-containing protein, translating into MKKRLAVLFLVAMFTLPFDSVFAGQASITLACEDRENFPFVLGEGSDLKAENPGLSVEVLRLAAARLKISVNFTRLPWNRGKNALRYGKVDGLFNTGYTPEDRSIGVFPMRAGLPDDSRRMATVPFSIYTLKDSGLTWDGGYFNRKNLRVSVPMGFCVVSELRRMGLSVEESPGVSNCFRKLAYKRVDAVVAPGTTGDHLTESGRAEFSQVIRLEKPLNVQPFYLIFSHQFYSRNRDLAELIWDTVAELRESVAMKDLEKKYAGL